From Dreissena polymorpha isolate Duluth1 chromosome 15, UMN_Dpol_1.0, whole genome shotgun sequence, a single genomic window includes:
- the LOC127860712 gene encoding uncharacterized protein LOC127860712 isoform X2, with amino-acid sequence MLCAGLYIYQVNKLVRANSFCLDCGQYLCEKCKMDHRGFRIYRRHTFIGGKSIPGMVFNHDEVCGREILQSRSTSRARSRQSSRATTRARSFSGRRSPKRLIAKPTNKPKKPITIDEIYEVPRTLIHSTVGRQPLKDSQPKKAADKKKDDATASKKSKHVRYEEDQVVGVASLVGKYVTASPDDALPCHIISSTFLKNGKLVAADLSNKNIKLYDENYELESIIDIENFPIAMCASSDNPSEMFASSGNMIYTFTTAKLFKMIQAFPTDIRRIEGLTTWQKGVAALFKNKKAPSDKKGHLEVHLFNLEGRVLYQIVVSSPFSVRLVTPVWYIASSNDGSEIVLSDTQNNRIISVDIINWQVGNVVKGRDKGGCPGSLTMDEDGDLLIAWYGEVHKVSSNGHDLGTPVNKVPKDAVIAFNMTTHRLVVYTGRSENKNSTFQVYQLD; translated from the exons GTCAACAAGCTTGTTCGAGCCAACTCCTTCTGTCTCGACTGCGGCCAGTACCTTTGTGAGAAATGCAAGATGGACCACAGGGGATTTCGTATATATCGGCGCCACACTTTCATCGGAGGAAAAAGCATACCCGGGATGGTTTTCAACCATGACGAGGTGTGTGGAAGAGAAATATTGCAATCGCGAAGTACAAG cCGTGCACGTTCCCGCCAGTCGTCACGTGCTACGACACGTGCTCGATCATTCAGTGGTAGAAGATCACCGAAACGACTCATTGCAAAACCCACTAACAAACCAAAGAAGCCTATAACGATAGACGAGATCTACGAAGTCCCAAGAACACTCATACATTCCACGGTCGGTCGACAGCCTTTGAAGGACTCACAGCCGAAGAAAGCGGCTGACAAAAAGAAAGACGATGCGACGGCGTCTAAGAAATCGAAACACGTGAGATATGAAGAAGATCAGGTTGTTGGAGTGGCAAGTTTAGTCGGGAAATACGTTACTGCTTCGCCTGACGACGCATTACCATGTCACATCATCTCATCAACATTTCTCAAGAACGGAAAGCTCGTCGCTGCTGACTTATCTAATAAGAACATAAAACTCTACGACGAGAATTACGAATTGGAGAGCATAATTGATATTGAAAACTTTCCTATAGCGATGTGCGCATCGTCTGATAACCCATCTGAAATGTTCGCGTCATCTGGGAACATGATTTATACGTTTACAACTGCAAAACTGTTTAAAATGATCCAAGCGTTCCCAACAGACATTCGAAGGATCGAAGGACTAACGACGTGGCAGAAGGGGGTAGCGgctttgtttaaaaacaagaagGCACCAAGCGATAAGAAGGGCCACTTAGAGGTCCATCTGTTCAACTTAGAGGGACGAGTCCTTTATCAGATCGTAGTTAGCAGCCCGTTCAGTGTCCGGCTCGTGACCCCTGTATGGTACATAGCGTCCAGCAATGACGGTTCGGAAATCGTTTTGTCAGACACCCAAAACAACCGCATCATCTCCGTTGATATCATCAACTGGCAG GTGGGGAATGTCGTGAAAGGACGGGACAAAGGTGGGTGCCCAGGAAGTCTGACAATGGATGAAGACGGGGATCTCCTCATAGCGTGGTACGGCGAGGTACATAAAGTATCTTCTAACGGCCATGACTTGGGCACCCCGGTAAACAAGGTGCCAAAAGATGCAGTAATCGCTTTCAATATGACAACGCatcgtttggttgtttacaccggACGAAGTGAAAATAAAAACAGTACATTTCAAGTGTACCAGCTTGACTGA
- the LOC127860712 gene encoding uncharacterized protein LOC127860712 isoform X3, whose amino-acid sequence MDHRGFRIYRRHTFIGGKSIPGMVFNHDEVCGREILQSRSTSRARSRQSSRATTRARSFSGRRSPKRLIAKPTNKPKKPITIDEIYEVPRTLIHSTVGRQPLKDSQPKKAADKKKDDATASKKSKHVRYEEDQVVGVASLVGKYVTASPDDALPCHIISSTFLKNGKLVAADLSNKNIKLYDENYELESIIDIENFPIAMCASSDNPSEMFASSGNMIYTFTTAKLFKMIQAFPTDIRRIEGLTTWQKGVAALFKNKKAPSDKKGHLEVHLFNLEGRVLYQIVVSSPFSVRLVTPVWYIASSNDGSEIVLSDTQNNRIISVDIINWQVGNVVKGRDKGGCPGSLTMDEDGDLLIAWYGEVHKVSSNGHDLGTPVNKVPKDAVIAFNMTTHRLVVYTGRSENKNSTFQVYQLD is encoded by the exons ATGGACCACAGGGGATTTCGTATATATCGGCGCCACACTTTCATCGGAGGAAAAAGCATACCCGGGATGGTTTTCAACCATGACGAGGTGTGTGGAAGAGAAATATTGCAATCGCGAAGTACAAG cCGTGCACGTTCCCGCCAGTCGTCACGTGCTACGACACGTGCTCGATCATTCAGTGGTAGAAGATCACCGAAACGACTCATTGCAAAACCCACTAACAAACCAAAGAAGCCTATAACGATAGACGAGATCTACGAAGTCCCAAGAACACTCATACATTCCACGGTCGGTCGACAGCCTTTGAAGGACTCACAGCCGAAGAAAGCGGCTGACAAAAAGAAAGACGATGCGACGGCGTCTAAGAAATCGAAACACGTGAGATATGAAGAAGATCAGGTTGTTGGAGTGGCAAGTTTAGTCGGGAAATACGTTACTGCTTCGCCTGACGACGCATTACCATGTCACATCATCTCATCAACATTTCTCAAGAACGGAAAGCTCGTCGCTGCTGACTTATCTAATAAGAACATAAAACTCTACGACGAGAATTACGAATTGGAGAGCATAATTGATATTGAAAACTTTCCTATAGCGATGTGCGCATCGTCTGATAACCCATCTGAAATGTTCGCGTCATCTGGGAACATGATTTATACGTTTACAACTGCAAAACTGTTTAAAATGATCCAAGCGTTCCCAACAGACATTCGAAGGATCGAAGGACTAACGACGTGGCAGAAGGGGGTAGCGgctttgtttaaaaacaagaagGCACCAAGCGATAAGAAGGGCCACTTAGAGGTCCATCTGTTCAACTTAGAGGGACGAGTCCTTTATCAGATCGTAGTTAGCAGCCCGTTCAGTGTCCGGCTCGTGACCCCTGTATGGTACATAGCGTCCAGCAATGACGGTTCGGAAATCGTTTTGTCAGACACCCAAAACAACCGCATCATCTCCGTTGATATCATCAACTGGCAG GTGGGGAATGTCGTGAAAGGACGGGACAAAGGTGGGTGCCCAGGAAGTCTGACAATGGATGAAGACGGGGATCTCCTCATAGCGTGGTACGGCGAGGTACATAAAGTATCTTCTAACGGCCATGACTTGGGCACCCCGGTAAACAAGGTGCCAAAAGATGCAGTAATCGCTTTCAATATGACAACGCatcgtttggttgtttacaccggACGAAGTGAAAATAAAAACAGTACATTTCAAGTGTACCAGCTTGACTGA
- the LOC127860712 gene encoding uncharacterized protein LOC127860712 isoform X1: protein MDDTLNKGEHRRTKIYSFALLGQSRFEHSTAPSQHLQSLQSSLNVFPLWSTSLFEPTPSVSTAASTFVRNARWTTGDFVYIGATLSSEEKAYPGWFSTMTSRARSRQSSRATTRARSFSGRRSPKRLIAKPTNKPKKPITIDEIYEVPRTLIHSTVGRQPLKDSQPKKAADKKKDDATASKKSKHVRYEEDQVVGVASLVGKYVTASPDDALPCHIISSTFLKNGKLVAADLSNKNIKLYDENYELESIIDIENFPIAMCASSDNPSEMFASSGNMIYTFTTAKLFKMIQAFPTDIRRIEGLTTWQKGVAALFKNKKAPSDKKGHLEVHLFNLEGRVLYQIVVSSPFSVRLVTPVWYIASSNDGSEIVLSDTQNNRIISVDIINWQVGNVVKGRDKGGCPGSLTMDEDGDLLIAWYGEVHKVSSNGHDLGTPVNKVPKDAVIAFNMTTHRLVVYTGRSENKNSTFQVYQLD, encoded by the exons ATGGATGACACCTTGAACAAAGGAGAACATAGGAGAACGAAGATCTACTCATTTGCCTTACTTGGGCAATCTCGTTTTGAACATTCCACTGCTCCATCCCAACATTTACAGTCGTTACAGTCATCCTTAAATGTTTTTCCACTTTG GTCAACAAGCTTGTTCGAGCCAACTCCTTCTGTCTCGACTGCGGCCAGTACCTTTGTGAGAAATGCAAGATGGACCACAGGGGATTTCGTATATATCGGCGCCACACTTTCATCGGAGGAAAAAGCATACCCGGGATGGTTTTCAACCATGACGAG cCGTGCACGTTCCCGCCAGTCGTCACGTGCTACGACACGTGCTCGATCATTCAGTGGTAGAAGATCACCGAAACGACTCATTGCAAAACCCACTAACAAACCAAAGAAGCCTATAACGATAGACGAGATCTACGAAGTCCCAAGAACACTCATACATTCCACGGTCGGTCGACAGCCTTTGAAGGACTCACAGCCGAAGAAAGCGGCTGACAAAAAGAAAGACGATGCGACGGCGTCTAAGAAATCGAAACACGTGAGATATGAAGAAGATCAGGTTGTTGGAGTGGCAAGTTTAGTCGGGAAATACGTTACTGCTTCGCCTGACGACGCATTACCATGTCACATCATCTCATCAACATTTCTCAAGAACGGAAAGCTCGTCGCTGCTGACTTATCTAATAAGAACATAAAACTCTACGACGAGAATTACGAATTGGAGAGCATAATTGATATTGAAAACTTTCCTATAGCGATGTGCGCATCGTCTGATAACCCATCTGAAATGTTCGCGTCATCTGGGAACATGATTTATACGTTTACAACTGCAAAACTGTTTAAAATGATCCAAGCGTTCCCAACAGACATTCGAAGGATCGAAGGACTAACGACGTGGCAGAAGGGGGTAGCGgctttgtttaaaaacaagaagGCACCAAGCGATAAGAAGGGCCACTTAGAGGTCCATCTGTTCAACTTAGAGGGACGAGTCCTTTATCAGATCGTAGTTAGCAGCCCGTTCAGTGTCCGGCTCGTGACCCCTGTATGGTACATAGCGTCCAGCAATGACGGTTCGGAAATCGTTTTGTCAGACACCCAAAACAACCGCATCATCTCCGTTGATATCATCAACTGGCAG GTGGGGAATGTCGTGAAAGGACGGGACAAAGGTGGGTGCCCAGGAAGTCTGACAATGGATGAAGACGGGGATCTCCTCATAGCGTGGTACGGCGAGGTACATAAAGTATCTTCTAACGGCCATGACTTGGGCACCCCGGTAAACAAGGTGCCAAAAGATGCAGTAATCGCTTTCAATATGACAACGCatcgtttggttgtttacaccggACGAAGTGAAAATAAAAACAGTACATTTCAAGTGTACCAGCTTGACTGA